From Polaribacter butkevichii, a single genomic window includes:
- a CDS encoding bifunctional response regulator/alkaline phosphatase family protein translates to MSSIQILWVDDEIELLKPHILFLEHKNYKVTTCTNGADAIDLVGEQNFDIVFLDENMPGLTGLDTLAEIKQKQANLPVVMITKSEEEYIMEEAIGSKIADYLIKPVNPNQILLSLKKNLDNSRLVSEKTTSSYQQEFRKISMDLAMVNSYEEWIDLYKKLVHWELELENISDPGMLGILESQKQEANSQFFKFIKKNYEDFLTAHDKPTFSHTLFKDYVVPQLNKDHGVLWVVIDNLRYDQYKVLEPLINNFYKKDEEYSYFSILPTATQYARNAIFSGLMPSEMEKKYPNFWKNDTDEGGMNLYENDFLSAQIKRLGLNIKHEYYKITNLKNGKDLADNYNGTKQNDLTAVVYNFVDMLSHSKTEMEVIKELAGDDKAYRSLTLSWFKNSPLFDIIQKAQQLGQKLIITTDHGTINCKNPTKVIGDKNISANLRYKTGKSLTYEDKDVYAVKNPKDIFLPTIAMNSSFVFAKEDLFFAYPNNFNHFVKYYKNTYQHGGVSLEEMIIPCAVYSPK, encoded by the coding sequence ATGAGCAGTATACAAATTTTATGGGTTGATGATGAGATAGAATTATTAAAGCCTCACATTCTCTTTTTAGAACACAAAAATTACAAAGTAACTACTTGTACAAATGGTGCAGATGCTATAGATTTAGTAGGAGAACAAAATTTTGATATCGTTTTTTTAGACGAGAATATGCCTGGATTAACAGGTTTAGATACACTTGCAGAAATTAAACAGAAACAAGCAAATTTGCCTGTTGTAATGATTACTAAAAGTGAAGAAGAGTATATAATGGAAGAAGCAATTGGTTCTAAAATTGCAGATTATTTAATAAAACCAGTAAACCCAAATCAGATATTATTAAGTTTAAAAAAGAATTTAGACAATTCTCGTTTGGTATCAGAAAAAACAACATCTAGTTATCAGCAAGAATTTAGAAAAATATCTATGGATTTGGCCATGGTAAATTCTTATGAAGAATGGATTGACCTTTACAAAAAACTAGTACACTGGGAGTTGGAACTAGAAAACATTAGCGATCCCGGAATGTTAGGAATTTTAGAAAGTCAAAAACAAGAAGCCAACAGTCAGTTTTTTAAATTTATCAAAAAAAATTACGAAGATTTTTTAACAGCACACGATAAACCTACTTTTTCGCATACCTTATTTAAAGATTATGTAGTACCACAATTAAACAAAGACCACGGTGTTTTATGGGTGGTTATAGATAATTTACGTTACGATCAATACAAAGTTTTAGAACCATTAATTAATAACTTTTATAAAAAAGACGAAGAATATTCTTATTTTTCTATTCTACCAACGGCAACACAATATGCTAGAAACGCTATTTTTTCTGGATTAATGCCTTCTGAAATGGAAAAAAAATATCCAAATTTTTGGAAAAACGATACAGATGAAGGCGGTATGAACTTATATGAAAACGACTTTTTATCTGCACAAATAAAACGTTTAGGCTTAAATATAAAACACGAGTATTACAAAATTACCAACCTAAAAAATGGTAAAGATTTAGCCGATAATTACAACGGAACAAAACAAAACGATTTAACGGCTGTGGTGTATAATTTTGTTGATATGCTATCGCACTCTAAAACAGAAATGGAAGTTATTAAAGAACTGGCAGGAGACGACAAAGCTTATAGAAGTCTTACTTTAAGTTGGTTTAAAAACTCTCCTTTGTTCGATATTATACAAAAAGCACAACAATTAGGTCAGAAGTTAATTATTACTACAGATCACGGAACCATAAATTGTAAAAACCCAACAAAAGTAATTGGCGATAAAAACATTAGTGCAAACCTGCGCTACAAAACAGGTAAAAGCCTTACCTACGAAGACAAAGATGTATATGCTGTAAAAAATCCTAAAGACATATTTTTACCAACCATTGCAATGAATAGTTCTTTTGTTTTTGCAAAAGAAGACCTATTTTTTGCCTATCCAAATAACTTTAATCACTTTGTAAAATACTATAAAAACACCTATCAACACGGAGGCGTTTCTCTTGAAGAAATGATTATACCATGTGCGGTTTATAGCCCTAAGTAG
- a CDS encoding HD domain-containing protein, whose translation MKNKKHNKLKILNDPIYGFIQIPNTLIFDLIEHPYFQRLRRIAQMGFSNLVYPGANHTRFHHAIGCMHLMQKAVRVLRFKQVKISDEEENAIYIAILLHDIGHGAFSHALEHSIVNGISHEEISLKFMKKLNDEFNGKLDLAIEIFEGRYHRKFLCKLISSQLDIDRLDYLKRDSFYTGVTEGNISSDRLIAMMNVKDDELVIEGKGIYSVENFLIARRLMYWQVYLHKTGLVAENMLVNVLRRAKELAEKGVELYTSTSLGYFLYNKISQENFTIETLEMFSKLDDYDVMSAIKEWTNHSDKVLSLLSKMIVDRKLLRIEIQQDAFKESYLDKKLNKVSKKFDITSEESNYFVFSQQISNQAYSTNKPIYILNKKGKLMDIAKASDQLNLQALTNPVVKYFICYPK comes from the coding sequence TTGAAGAATAAAAAACATAATAAATTAAAGATACTAAATGATCCTATTTATGGATTTATACAGATACCAAACACTTTAATTTTTGATTTAATAGAACATCCTTATTTTCAGCGTTTAAGAAGAATTGCTCAAATGGGTTTTTCTAATTTAGTGTATCCAGGGGCAAATCATACTCGTTTTCATCATGCAATTGGTTGTATGCATTTAATGCAAAAAGCCGTAAGAGTGTTGCGTTTTAAACAGGTAAAAATTTCTGATGAAGAGGAAAATGCCATTTATATTGCTATTTTATTGCACGATATTGGTCATGGAGCTTTTTCTCATGCACTAGAGCATAGTATTGTAAATGGAATTTCTCATGAAGAGATTTCATTAAAATTTATGAAAAAGTTAAATGATGAGTTTAACGGAAAATTAGATTTAGCAATAGAAATTTTTGAAGGTAGGTATCATAGAAAATTTCTTTGTAAGTTAATTTCTAGTCAATTAGACATAGATCGGTTAGATTATTTAAAACGAGACAGCTTTTATACAGGTGTTACAGAAGGTAATATTTCTTCAGATAGGTTAATTGCCATGATGAATGTAAAAGATGATGAGTTGGTAATAGAAGGAAAAGGGATTTATTCTGTAGAAAACTTTTTAATAGCCAGACGTTTAATGTATTGGCAAGTATATTTGCATAAAACAGGTTTGGTGGCAGAAAACATGTTGGTAAATGTTTTAAGAAGAGCAAAAGAATTAGCAGAAAAAGGAGTGGAGTTATATACTAGTACTTCTTTAGGTTATTTTTTGTACAACAAAATATCGCAAGAAAATTTTACAATAGAAACTTTAGAAATGTTTTCTAAACTAGATGATTATGATGTTATGTCTGCTATAAAAGAATGGACTAATCATAGTGATAAAGTTTTATCTTTATTATCTAAAATGATTGTAGATAGAAAATTGTTACGCATAGAAATACAGCAAGATGCATTTAAAGAAAGTTATTTAGATAAAAAATTAAATAAGGTTTCTAAAAAGTTTGATATTACATCAGAAGAAAGTAATTACTTTGTTTTTTCACAGCAAATAAGTAACCAAGCTTATAGTACAAATAAACCTATTTATATCTTAAATAAAAAAGGAAAATTAATGGATATTGCAAAAGCATCAGATCAATTAAATCTGCAAGCGCTTACAAATCCTGTTGTAAAATATTTTATTTGTTATCCAAAGTAA
- the tsaE gene encoding tRNA (adenosine(37)-N6)-threonylcarbamoyltransferase complex ATPase subunit type 1 TsaE, with product MNKNYSLENLSEVASELIASVENKTLLFYGQMGVGKTTLIKEICKQLGVLDTISSPTFSLVNEYQTSKNESIFHFDFYRIEDEEEALDMGIEEYFDNNDWCLVEWPENIENLLPLDAVQIHLSILNDNQRNIQLK from the coding sequence ATGAACAAAAACTATTCTTTAGAAAACTTATCTGAAGTTGCATCAGAACTTATTGCATCCGTAGAAAATAAAACACTGTTATTTTACGGACAAATGGGCGTTGGCAAAACAACATTAATTAAAGAAATTTGTAAACAACTTGGTGTTTTAGACACCATCTCTTCCCCTACTTTTTCGCTAGTAAATGAATATCAAACCTCAAAAAACGAAAGTATTTTTCATTTTGATTTTTACAGAATTGAAGACGAAGAAGAAGCCTTAGACATGGGAATTGAAGAATATTTTGATAATAATGATTGGTGTTTGGTAGAATGGCCAGAAAATATAGAAAATTTATTACCTTTAGATGCTGTTCAAATTCATTTATCAATTTTAAATGATAACCAACGAAATATTCAACTAAAATAA